Part of the Polyangia bacterium genome is shown below.
CGCGCACGGCGGCGGCGTCGCGTACGTCGGCTTGCACGGCCAGGATCTGCACGCCGGGTGTTCGCTGCAGCTCTTGCAAGCGTTGGGCTACCGACGCGGAGACGGGCGAACGCCCGACCAGCACCAGCTTGCCGGCGGCGGCGCGCGCCAACCATGCCGCCGTCTCCAGTCCCACGCCGCCCAGGCCGCCGGTGACCAGGTACGTGCCTCCGCGGCGAATCGCCGTTGGCAAGGCGGCGCTGGGCGGTTCCAGGCGCGCGCGTTCGAAGGTGCGGACGAACCGTTGCGTTCCCCGATGGGCGACCACGCGCTCCGCGTCGCGCTCGGTGCGGCGCAGATCGTCCAGCTCGGCCAGCAGGCGATCGATGGCCGCGTCGCGCTGCCAGGGGCCGGCGATGCCGCCATCAATGTCAGCGGCGAAGGCGGGTGGCAGATCGACGCTGCGGGTGCGCAGGTGCGGCAGCTCGCGCGGGGCCACCAGGCAGGGACCCAGCAACAGCGCCTTTTCCGCCGCCGGCGTGGTCTCGCCGGCGATGTCGTGCAGGCGCGACGAGACCACCGCCAGCGCGGTCGGGGCTTCTTCGCCGGCCAGGGACTGGATCAGCCACAGCAGGCTGTCATAGCTTTCCGCCGCCGTGGTCTCACCGACGGTGAAAAGGTGCACGATCGCCCGCGGCGGTGTCCCGCGCCGGCGCAGCGCCTGCCACAGACGATCGCTGTCGGCGCGCGATCCGGGGGCGATGGTGAAATCGCCGTCGGCGGTCTCGGCGAACGCCGCGCCCGCTTGCACGATCACCACCGACTCTGCGCGCGCGGTCAGCTTCTTCGCCAGCGCTGCGCCGACGCCACGATCGTCGGCGAACAGCAGCCAGCTTGGTTCGATGGCGGCGGCGCTGGCGGGCAGGGCGGCTGGCAGCGGTTGCGATCGCCAGGTCGGGCGCGAAAACCAATCGCCGAGGTCCGCCAGCTTGGCCAGTGGCCCGCGGGCTTGGTGGTCGGCAGCGACGGTGGTGTCGGCGGCGGCGCTGCGCGGGATCCAGTGTCGGCCGCGCTGAAACGGATAGCCGGGCAGCGCCACCTTGCGCCGCCGCTCGCCGACGAAGAAGGCCGGCCACTTCAACTCGCCGCCCGCCAGCCACAGCCGGCCGAGCGCGGTCAGCAAGAACGCGTCGGCCGGCTCGGGCTCGGTCGGGTGCGGCAGCGTGGGGATCGCTTCGGCCGCGGGCGTGATGCCTTGCTGGCGCGCCAGGCTGGCCAGCGTGCGGCCCGGGCCCACCTCGATTAGCACGGTCGCGCCACCGCCACCGCCGCCGCCGTCGCGCAACAAAGTCGACAGCCCTTCGGCGAAACGCACCGGCTGGCGCAGGTGATTGACCCAATAGCGGGGATCGACGGCCTCGCCGGCGGTGATCCACTGGCCGGTCAAATTCGAGATGTACCGTCGCTGCGGCGGACGCAGCGCGATCGATCGGCAGAAGGCTTCGAACGCCGGAAGGATCGGCGCCAGCATCGCCGAATGAGCGGGCACGGCGATGTGAATGCGGGTGCAGTCAACGCCGCGGGCGCCGAGGTTCGTCTCCAGCGCGGTGATCGCCTCGCTGGCGCCCGAGGCCACGCACAGCGACGGGCCGTTGACGGCGGCAATGGAAAGCCCGCGCGTGACGGGCGTGCCCTCGATGGTCGCGCGCACCTCCGCCTCCGGCAGCGGCACGCCGAGCATCGATCCGGGCGCCAGCGTCTCGAACAGCTGCCCGCGCCGCGTGACCATGCCCAGGCCGTCGGCGAAGGTGACCACGCCGGCCAGGCAGGCCGCCACGTACTCGCCCATGCTGTGGCCGATCAGCGCCGCCGGTTCGATCCCCCGCGCCAGCAGCAGCGACGCCAGCGCGTACTCGGTGGCGAACAGCGCCGGCAGGGCCGCCGACGGCGCTTCCAGGCGTTTGCTGGCGGCGGCTTGTTCGTCGGGCGGCGGAAACAGCAGCGTGCGCAGATCGAATCCCAGCTTGGGCCGGGCCAGCGCCGCCGCTTCGTCGATGATGCGGCGATAGTCCGGTTCGCTGTGGTACAGCGCCTGGCCCATGCCGGCGTATTGCGCCCCGCCGCCGGGAAACATCAGGGCCACCGTCGGCGTTTGCTTGGGTCGGATGCGGGTGAGAAGACGCGCCGGCGCGTTTTCCAGGGCGTTTGCCGCGTCGGCCGCATCGCGCGCCACCAGGATGCGGCGGTGACTGAAGGCCTGTCGTCCCTCGGCCAGCGTGTACGCCACATCGCCGAGGTCGACGATGCCCGGTCCGTCGCCGCCCGACTGGCGCAGCGTCGTCGCCAGGTTCGTCGTCGCGGTTTGCAACGCTGCTTCCGACTTTGCCGACAGCGGCAGCAAACGCCAGGGGCGCGTCGGGCCTCCCGGTTTTTCCACCGCCGGTGATGCGGGCCCTTCCTCGATGATGACGTGGGCGTTGGTTCCGCCCGCGCCCAGCGCGGTGATGCCGGCGATCCGTCGTTCCGCCGCCCACGGCCGCGCCTCCGTCGGCACGTAGAACGGCCCGTGCACGAGATCGATCTCCGGGTTGGCGCGCGCGAAATTGATGGTCGGGGGAATCACTCGCGCCTGCAGCGCCATCACCATCTTGATCAGCGCGGCCATCCCGGCCGCCTCGCCCAGGTGGCCGACGTTCGCCTTCACCGATCCCAGCGCGCACCCGGCCCGTCGCGCCGCCGAACCGGCAAAGGCCTGGGCCAGCGCCTTCACTTCGATCGGATCGCCGATGGCCGTGCCCGTGCCGTGCGCTTCGACGTACGAGATGGTGCCCGCGTCCAGGCCGGCGATGGCCAGCGTTTCGGCGATGACCTCGGTCTGTCCGTCGACGCTGGGGGCAAGAAAACCGACCTTCTGCGTGCCGTCGTTGTTGATGGCCGACCCGCGCAGCACCGCCAGCACGCGATCGCCCGCCGCCAGCGCGTCGTCCAGGCGGCGCAAGACCACGCAGCCCACGCCGCTGCCGAACAGCGTGCCGCGCGATTCGGCGTCGAACGGACGGCAATGGCCGTCGGGCGACAGGATCTCGCCTTCCTTGAATAAATATCCACGGTCCTGCGGCAGCACCACCGTCGATGCGCCGGCCAGGGCCAGGTCGCATTCGCCGCCCAGCAGGCTTTGCGCCGCCAGGTGCACTGCCACCAGCGATGACGAGCAGGCGGTCTGCACGTTCATGCTGGGCCCGCGCAGATTGAATTCGTACGATGCGCGGGTGGCCAGGAAGCTCGCGTCGTTGCCGGTGTGGCGCAGCAGCCATTCGCCGACGTTGTCCATCAGGTCACGGTTGGTGACCAGGTGGTGCATCAGGTAGCTCGGCATTCCGCAGCTGGCGAAGACGCCGACGCTGCCGGGGAAACGCGCCGGATCGCAGCCGGCGTCTTCGAGGGCGTGCCAGGCGGTCTCCAGGAAGATTCGATGTTGCGGATCGGTGATGGCTGCTTCGCGCGGGCTCCAGCCGAAGAAGCCGGCGTCGAAGGCCTCGACGTCGTCGAGAAACGGCGCCGCCGGGACGTACCCGGGATCGTCCAGGTGGTCGGCGCTCTCGCCGGCGGCCAGAAGTTCGTCGCGGGAAAAATGCCGGATGGACTCTGTCCCGTCGCGGACATTGCGCCAGAAGGCCGCCACGTCTGGCGCGCCGGGAAATCGTCCGGCCATGCCGATGATGGCCACCCGCGGCCCGTCGTCATCGGACGGATCGTCGTGGTCGTCGCGCCCGGCGCTGCTCACGGGTCGGGCCTCGGCGCGTCCTTCGCCCCGCGCTCGCCGGACAGCCGGCCCACCATCGCCTGCAGCACGTCGCCGGGGATCAGCGCCGCGTCCAGCGCCCGGTCTGAACTCCACACCGCCGCCTGCGGACACGGCTGGCTGGTGAAGGCGGTTCCGCTGGCGGTCAGGCGAGCGGTCAGGCGCCGAAGATCGTCGCTGGCCTCCGATGAGAAGAGCGCCACCTGCTTGGTCCGCCAGGGCGCCGCGGACCCGTCGCCGAGCTCAACCGCCGCCAGATCGTCGCGCAGAGCGGGCGGCAGCGGCATGCCCAGCGCTTCGTGATCGGTCGGCACGACCACCGAGCCTTCGGGCAGCTCGCCACGCAGGTAATCGACGTGCATCTGCGAAAGCTGGCGCAGGTACGCGGCGCCGCTGACCACGGGATCCCAGGCCAGCACGCCCTCGACGTCGCGGCGGCCTGGCGTGGCCAGCAGGGCCAGCGTGGCGCCAAAGCGCAGACCCAGAAGCCACACCTTGCTGACGCCGGTGGTGTCCTTCAGCTCGTCGGCGGCGCTGCCCACATCTTCGATCCAACCGGGCAGGCGCGCGTCGTCGCCGTCGCCGGCTGAGTCGCCGGTGCCGTAGTAGTCGAAGCGCATGACGTGGTAACGGGCCTGGGCCAGCAAATTCGCCAGCTGGCGAAAGGCGCGGTGAGCGCGCACGGCTTCGTGACCGAGCGGGTTGCACAGCACCACGCCAGCCGGGCGCGCGGGCGCCGCCGCCGGCGCGTGATAGAGGCCGAACAGCGTGCGCTGGCTGCTGCCGAAGTGCAGCGGGTTCACGGCGGCGTTCCCGGTGCGGCGTCGCATTCCGCCGCCAGCTGCTCCAGATTCTGAAACGCCAGCGAACGCGGCCCCAGGCGCTTGCCCAGGCGGGCGTGGATGCGATGGATAACCTGCATCGACAGCAGCGAGTGCCCACCCACGTCGAAGAAATTGTCGGTCAACCCCACCCGCGGCAGCGCGAGCGCCTCGGACCAGATCGCGGCGATGGCGATCTGGGTGGGGGTCTGCGGCGGCGGCGGTTCGGCGGGGGCGCGCGCGGTCTCGCGCAGCGGATCGGGAAGCTGGCGGCGATCGATCTTTCCATTGGCGGTCAGCGGCAGCGCCGGCAGATCGACGAACAGGTGCGGGATCATGTGATCGGGCAATTCGCGGCGGGCGAACTTGCGCAGCTCGCTGGCGGTGGGTGATTCGCCGGGAGCGTGCACGACGTAGGCGACGATGCGGCGATCGCCGGCGGCGTCGTCCTTCACCGCCACCGCCACGCCGCCCACGCCGGGATGTCGTGACAGCGTCGCTTCGATCTCGCCGAGCTCGATGCGAAAGCCACGCACCTTCACCTGGGCGTCGGCGCGGCCCAAACATTCCAGCGTCCCGTCGCCGCGCTGGCGCGCCCGATCGCCGGTGCGGTACAGGCGTCCGCTGCCGGCGGGACCAAACGGATTGGCGATGAATCTTTCCGCCGTCAGCTCGGGCCGGCCGCGGTAGCCGCGGGCCACGCCGGCGCCGCCGATCACCAGCTCGCCGATGGTGCCGGGCGGGACCAGCGCGTTGCCCGGACCCAAAATGAAGACCTGGGTGTTGGCGATGGGTCGTCCTATCACGATGTCGTCGGCGTCGGTGACCAGGGCGCACGTCGACCAGACGGTGGTCTCGGTCGGGCCGTACATGTTCCACAGCGAGGAGGTTCGTTCCAGCAGGGCGCGCGCCAGATCGGGCGCCAACGCCTCGCCGCCGCACAGGACTTTCAGGTGCGGCGTCTGTTCGGGCAGCCAGCCCGCAGCCAGCAGCAGACGAAACGTGGCCGGCGTCGCCTGCAGCACCGTGGCCCGCGAGGCGCGCAGCTTGTCCAGCAAAGCAGGCCCGTCGGCGGCCTCTTCGCGCGTGGCCAGAACGATCGTCGCGCCCAGCGACAGCGGCAGGAACATCTCCAGCGCGGCGATGTCGAACGACAGCGTGGTCACCGCCAGCAAGCGATCCGCGGCGGTCATTCCCGGTTGCCGCTGCATGCTGGCGATGAAATTCGACAGCGCGCCGTGCGGAAGCTCCACGCCCTTCGGCCGCCCGGTCGAGCCCGAGGTGTAAATGACGTACGCCAGATCGTCCGGGCGGGCGGCGGGCGCGGCCGCGTCGCTGCCGGGCGCGGCCTGCTCCCAGTTGTCACTTTCGTCAAGGCGCACCAGGCGCGCGCCGTTTTCCGGCAGATCCTCTGCCAGCGCGCGGCTGGTGATGATCACCGACGCGGCGGCGTCTTCCAGCATGAAGCGGATGCGTTCCGGTGGATAGGCCGGATCCAGCGGTAAGTACGCCGCGCCTGCCTTCAACGTGCCGAGCAGCGCCACCACCATCTCGGGCGAGCGTTCAACGAAGATGCCGACGACCGCGCTTGGCCCCGCGCCCAACCCTGACGTCCGCAGGTGGGCAGCCAGCGCCGAGGCGCGGCGGTCGAGTTCCCCGTAGGTCAGCGCGCGATCGTCCTGCGTGACGGCGACGGCTTCCGGCGTGCGCGCCGCTTGCGCCGCCACCCATTCGTGCAAGCAGCCGGCGGGGATGGGCGCGGCGGTGGCGTTCCAGTCGGTGACGATGGTGCGGCGCTGGTCAGCGGTCAGGATCGGCAGCGTGTCGATCGACCGATCCGGATCGTCGGCCGCCGCCTGCAGCAGCGTTTGATAGTGGCCGGCAAAGCGCGCCGCCGTGGCGTCGTCGAACAGATCGCCGGCGTATTCCAGCAGGCCTTGCATGCTGCCGTCGTCCAGCTCCTGCATGTCCAGCGTGAGATCGAACTTCGAGGTGCCGGCGTGCGCGGGCAGGGCGGTGACGCGCACGTCAGGCAAGGTCAGCGCGGAGGTGGGCGCCTTCTGCATCCCGAACATGGCCTGAAAGAGGGGGCTGGCGCTGGTGGCACGGGCCGGGTGAACCGCCTCCACCACTTTTTCGAACGGCATGTCCTGATTGGCCAGCACGCGCAGCGCCGCTTCCTTCACCCGCGACAGCAGGGCGCGGAAGGTTGGCGCGCCGGCCAGGCTGCTGCGAAAGACAACGGTGTTGGTGAAGAAGCCGACCGAGTTTTCGATCTCCGCGCTGTCGCGGTTGACGATCGGCGTTCCCACCAGCACGTCGTCCTGACCGCCCAGACGATAAAGCAGCAGCTGGTACGCCGCCAGCAAGGTCATGAACAGCGACGCGCCTTCACGCCGGCCGAGGGCGCCCAGCGCCGCGGTCAGCGGCGCCGACAGTGGGAAGGTGAGCTGCCCGCCCAGGTAACTGGCGGTCGGCGGGCGCGGGCGATCCGCCGGCAGCGCTAGCACCGGCAGCTCGCCGGACAGAAGGTGGCGCCAGAAAGTCAGCCGCTGTCCCAGCTCGCCACCTTGAAAGTGTTCGGTCTGCCAGACGGCGTAGTCAGCGTACTGCAAAGCCGGCGGCGGCAGCGGCGATTCGGCCGCTGGCGGCGTGGCGGTGAACGCGCCGTAGAGTTGACTGAGCTCGCCCAGCAGGATGCTCAGCGACGAACCGTCGCAGACGATGTGGTGCACGTTCAGCACCAGCACAAACGACCGCTCAGTCAGTTGCCCCAGCATCACCCGGAACAGCGGCCCGCGATCAAGGACGAACGCCCGCGCCGCCGCCGCCCGGACCATCCGCAGCGCCTCGCCCGCCTTGTCGTCGTCGGGCAGCGCGCGCAGATCGACAGTGTCGATGGCCAGCGGCTGGGCAGGGGCGACGATCTGCACCGGCACGCCCTCCGACGCGCCGAAGGTGGTGCGCAGCGATTCGTGACGATTGCCGAGCTCGCTCAGCGCCCGGGTCAGGGCCGGCACGTTCAGTGGGCCGTCGAGCCGGAACGCCAGCGGCACGTTGTAGACCGCGGCGCCCGGGTCCAGTTGATCCAGGAACCACAGGCGCTGCTGGGCGAATGACGCCGGAAAGACGAAGACGTCGTCTTCCGACCGTTCCGCCGCGGGCCCCTGCGATTCTCGCCGAAGCGTTTCCATGTCCCCCTGGAGCGAGCGCAGCGAGCGCTGCGCCTAACAATGGTCGGCTGATGGACGACCCCGATGAACGAACAATGATTAGAAGACCAAAAACTCCGGCGTTGAGCGTACCAAACCGAAGGCCAAAACACACTTGGCGGGAGATTTCAGGCACAATGAAATCCGTCGATGCGTGACAAGGTCGTTCTCATTACCGGCGCCAGCAATGGCATCGGCAAGGAGACGGCCATCGGGCTGGGCAAGCTGGGGGCGCGGTTGATCTTGGTCTGCCGCGACCGCGAGCGGGGCACGGCCGCCGTCGCCGAGATCGGGCGCAAGGCGCCGGACGCCGCCGGAATCTCGTTGCGGCTGGCCGATCTGTCGTCGCAGGCGGCGGTGCGGGCGCTGGCCGCCGACGTGCTGGCCACGACGCCTCGACTGGATGTGCTGATCAACAACGCCGGCGTGATCCTGCAGACGCGAACCCTGAGCCCCGACGGCATCGAGATGCAATTCGCCGTCAACCATCTGGCGCCGTTCCTGCTGACGAACCTGTTGCGCGAACGGCTGGTGCAAAGCGCGCCCGCCCGGGTGGTCACCGTCGCGTCGCAGGTCGAACGGAAGGGCCGCATCGACTTCGACGATTTGCAGGGCGCGCGACGATACCAGCCATTGACCGCGTACGGGCAGTCGAAGCTGGCCAATGTTCTTTTCACCTATGAGCTTGCCCGTCGGCTGGCCGGCACCGGCGTCACCGCCAACTGTCTGCACCCAGGCGTCATCGGGACCAAGCTGCTGGCTGATTACATGGGGCGCTCGGGCGTGACCGGCTGGGTGGCCAACCTGGCTTTTCCCAGCGCCGAGAAAGGCGCCCGGCCCAGCATCCGGGCGGCGTCGGATCCGGCGCTGGCCGGCGTGACCGGAAAATACTTTCAGGAGCTGCGCGAAGGGGAAAGCTCGCCGGCCTCGTATGACCAGGCGACGGCGCGCCGGCTGTGGGAGGTCAGCGCGGCGATGACCGGGTTGGAGGCCGGATGAGCGCGCCCGATCCCGCTGCGCCCGCGGTCGCCGGCCTTTCCATCGACGCGCTTTATCCGTGGAAGGGCACGTCGCCCGCCGATCTGGAGTTGGCGTGTACGCAGATCGCGCGCCGGCTGATCGCCGCGGGAAAGAAATCGATCGGGTTTCTGCCGGCGCCGGGCAGCGGGGATCTGTTGCCTTTGTTGGTGCGCGTGGGCGGGGCGCTTTATCCGTTTGCGCAACGGCAGGCGGCGGTGATCCCGGCCTGGCAGCGATGGGACGCGCCACCGCCCGGCGCCGGCCGGCTGGGCGATGACGAGCACGGCCCGTCGCTGCGCCCGCTCGGCGGCGAGGCCGGGCCGACGCTGCTGGTGCCGCCGCTTTGTCCCGACGCTTCGACGGCGGCCCTGTCGTTGCAACTGGCCCTGCGACGAATGGACAAACTGTTCCCCCATGCCCTGGTCGATCTGTCGGGCCTTTCAGGGGCGGCGCCCGAAGATCGCCAGGCGACGTTGCGTCTGGTAGACGGGGTGACAGTGGTGGGGACGCGCAAACGCACCACGGTCCATCAGCTGCGTCTCGCTTCGCAGCAGATCCCCAACGACAAAGATCTGGGCGCGGTGCTGATCGGCTGAGCGCCCGCGCAACGGCGGCGCGACGAACCGCTTACCGTCGGCCGCGCTCGGGGAACGGCGTGGGTGGCTCGGCTTCCTCGCCGCCGCGCGGATCGATCGGCGTGGCGTCGTCTTCGATCATCGAACCGTCCTGGCCGGCGGCCCAGCGCAAGGCGCGGGCGAAGACGGCGGCGAATTCGCCGGCCAGGTGACGGCGGTGGTAGCGCTCGATGCCGACGGGCGCCGGGCGCGCCGGCAGCTCGCCGGCCTGAAACGCCGTCAGGAGCCTGGCCAGATACGCGGCGATCCCCGCTTCGTCGCGCGGGCCGATCAGCGCGCCGACTTTGTGGCGGGTGACCAGATCCGACAGCACCCCGGGCGGCGCCAGCGTCAGGCAGGGGCGCCCGAACTGCTGCGCCAGGTACATCAGCTCAAAAATCTTCGCCGGGTACACCCGCTCGATGAACGGGCATTCGTCGAGAATGCACAACGCCAGATCGGTGGCGCCGAGCTCGGTGATCACCTGCTCGTGCGGGACGTAGCCTTCGCGGCGCACGCCCAGGGCCTCCATGCCTTCGAAGGCGTCGGCTTCGGTGTCGACGATGCGGCCCAGGAAGCGCACTTCCAAAAGCTTGGCCAGCGTTGGATCGGCGGCGTGCAGGCGGCGCACAGCGCCCAGAAAACCGCGCGCGCTGGTCAGGCGAAAGATCGTGCCGGCGTAGGTGATGACGAACTTGCGGCCCGGCGAAAATCGCGGCGGCGGGCCGGCCAGCGTCTCGGGAAAATCGTCGGGATCGTATCCGTTGGGGATGGCGAAGACGCGGTCGGCTTTGAGAAAAGAAAACCGTGACAGCAGATTCGCGCGGAAGGCTTCGGTGGCCGTGATGACGGCGTGGGCGCTGTGCAGGACGGCCTGCTCCAGCGCGGCGCCGGCGCGGGCCGGGACGGTGGCGTTCATCTCGAAGACCTCGCGCACGGTGCTCCACTCGTCGCGATAGTCCAGCACCACGGCGACGCCCGGGCGCAGGCGGGCCAGCGGCGCCAGCATGAACTGCGAGAACGGCGGCGCGCTGATGCACACCACGTCGTCGAGGCCGCGGAGCAAGCGCCCGGCCAGCGCCGCCTGGGCGGCCGGCTGCCACAACACTTGCGGATCGGGGATCAGCGCCTGCCGCGCCAAAGACATCCCGGCGGCGCGCAGCTTGGTTTTGATGCCGCTCAAATTCCACGACGAAGACGCGGTTTCCCCGCCGCCGTTGCCGTCGGCATTTTTCGCCGCCGCCGTCCAGGTCGCTTGCTTGACCTTGTAGCTCGGCTCGAAGGTTCGCACGCGCTGGATCTCCGTGCCGGGCGGAATGTCTCGTTCCAGCGAATGATCGATCACCGGCACCGACGGGTTGGCGGCGGTCAACACCGCGGGCGTGACGCTGTGGTGGCCCAGGTACTTCACCAGCTTCAGCGGCCGCCCCACGCCGGCGCCGCCGGTGGGCGGAAACGCGTAAGCCACTATCAGCGCGCGCGTCACTTCAGCGCTCCACCGAGACGACCTGGCGCTTTCCGCTTTTCGACAGCGGGATGTCTTCGACGCGCTCGATGGTCACGGCCACACCGGCCAGGTACCGCTGCCAGGTCTGGCGCAGGATGGTCTCGATCTCGGCGTCGAAGGTCGCTGTCGGGACGATGCGCAGGGTGATCGAACGATCGCGGTGCTGCACCACTTGGAAGCGGCGAATGGCGTGCGCCAGGTGCGCGATGACGACGTTGAAGACCAGGCCGTTGACCCGGTTGCCGGCGGCGTCCAGCAGCGTCTCGGTGACGCGGCCCTCGACGGTGGAGAGGCGCGGGTGGGCGCGGCCGCACGAGCAGGCGCCGGGCGGCGCGGCGATGGCCAGATCGCCGGTGGCGTAGCGAATGAACGGCATGCCGAAGTTGTGCAGATCGGTGACCACCACCTCGCCCAGCTCGCCGGGCCTGGCGCTGCGGCCGGTGGGGCCTTCGCCCTCGCGTACCACCACCTCGACGATCAGGTTCTCCATCGAGACGTGCAGGCCGTCGTGGGCGGCGCACTCGGTGGCCATCAGCATCACCTCGCGCGAGCCGTAGGTCTCGAACACCTCGGGGCCGAAGGCTTCGTTCATCACCGCGCGGTCGGCCGGCAGCAAACGTTCGGCGCCGCAGATCACCGGGATGGTGTCCCACCGTCGGTGCTGGCCCGCCACCACGAAGCGGGCCAGGTCGGCGCCGGCCTGGCTGTAACAGAGGATGATCTGCGGTTTGGTGCTGACGATGGCCTCCACCACGCGCTGCAGATCCTCCGGCCCGCGGCGGCCGCAGTCGATGTAATGCTCGCGGCGAATGGCGTGGTCGGCGTTGGCCTTGGCCCTTTTCAGCCGCGACGTGTTCGGCGCGCCCGCGCCCCAGTAGTGCAGCGATCGCAGCCCCGGGCGGTAACCGGCCCAGGCGTACCCGCGCAGCTTGATCGCCTGCCGCCAGTACTCCGATTCCAGGTCGTAGCCGAAGGTCAGGGGCGAACCCAGCGTGCCGCTGGTCGACTTGCGAATGTCGACGGTGGCGCCGGCGGTGGCGGCGCGCTCGTCCACGCCGGCCCGGGCGTCGTCGCGCGTGACGATGGGCAGCTTGCAAAGTTCCTCGGGGCCGTTGATTTGCTCCGGGCGCAGGCCGGCCGCTTCGAAGCGCCGGTGATAGAAAGGGACGTTGGCGTTCGCGTGGCGCAAAAGCCGCCGCAGATCGCCCGCCTGCACGGCCAGAAGTTCATCCAGCGATCGCCACTGCGTCTTTTCCAGATGGCGCAGGCGATCCAGCGTCGGCCGCTGGCGCACCACGCGCTCCCACAGCGGATAAAGAAGGTGCTGATAAAGACGCCCGTAGGTGTCCATGTTTGCGACGGCACCGGCGAGAGAGGCCGCGCCGCTTAGGCCTCCGCGCGCGATTCCACCGTCGGCGTGCTGGCTGGCGCCGGGCGGCCCGACTGGATCCAGCGCCGGTGCCACAGGTTCAACACCAGCACCGTCCACAAACGGTTGCTGAAATCGGCGGCGCCGGACCTGTGATTTTGTAACAGCGTGGCGATCTGATCGCGGCGCAAGAAGCCGGTCTTGGTCAGGCCGTCGTCCAGCAGATACTCGCGGCCCCAGTCACCGAGGCGGCCGCGGAACAACTCGACCACCGGCGTGCGGAAACCTTGCTTGGGCCGGTAGATGATCGAATCGGGCAGGAGGCCCTCGATGGACTTCTTGAAGAAGTACTTCACCATCCCGTCCTTCTGTTTGAACCTGGCCGGGATGTTGTAAACGAAGTGGGCGTAGGCCGGTTCGGTGTACGGGCAGCGCGATTCCAGGCTGAGGTGCGACGACAGCAGGTCCAGCTTGCCCAGCATCAAATTGCCGAAGTAATAGTCCTGCATCATCCGGTAGATGATGTGGTTCAGGTAATCGCGGTTGCCGTGCGCGCTGTCTCTCAAGCGGGCGGCGTCGCGGGCCACCACGTTGTAAGGCAGCTCGCCGGCGGTGGCGCGCAAAGCCTGCGGGGACAAGATGGAATCGCGCTCGGACTCGGGCCAGCCGATCTCGAAGTTCCAGAAGTACTCTTCGCCGTTAGCCGCGCGCCGCAACAGATCGGTTCGCTTGGGGGCGATCATCGGCGCCGCTGCGGCGGCCAGCTTGCGCACCACCGACGGCAGCTTCAGGAACGGCAGCCACCGTTCATAATAGCGGGCGCGGATCTTGATCATCTCGCCGTGGCCGCACGACAGCTCATCGTTGGCTTCGCCGGTGACCACCATCTTCAGGCCTTGGTCTTTGGCCATCTTCAGCGCCTGGTACAAAAAGACGCTGGACGGTTCGGAGACGAGATCATCCATGGCGTCGGCGGCCACCGGGATGGTCTCCAGGAACTCGTCGACGTTCATCAGCTTCTCGTGGTGCTGCGACTTGATCAGATCCGCCACCTGCTTGGCGTACTGCATGTCGCTGTACTTCGCGTCGCCTTCGAACTCGGCCAGGCCGACGGTGAAGGTGTGTAGATCATCGGGCTTGGCCACCTGCTTGGCCAGCAACGCCGCGTTGGCGCTGCTGTCATTGCCGCCGCTGACCAGCGCGGCGATCGGCCCGGGGGCGAAGCGGCGTCGCACGGCCCCTTCGTGCAGCTCGCGCACGCGGTTGACATAGAACTGCTCGTCGTCGACCTCGGGAACAGGATCCCACAGCAGATCCCAAAACACTTTGGTGCTGACGCTGCCGTCGGCGCCGTAGAACACCGCCGCGCCGGCCGGCACCTTCTGCACACCGGCGAACAGCGTGCGCGGTCCGGGCACGGTCAGGAACGTCAGGTAGTGCGAGACCGCCACCTCGTCG
Proteins encoded:
- a CDS encoding amino acid adenylation domain-containing protein, which gives rise to METLRRESQGPAAERSEDDVFVFPASFAQQRLWFLDQLDPGAAVYNVPLAFRLDGPLNVPALTRALSELGNRHESLRTTFGASEGVPVQIVAPAQPLAIDTVDLRALPDDDKAGEALRMVRAAAARAFVLDRGPLFRVMLGQLTERSFVLVLNVHHIVCDGSSLSILLGELSQLYGAFTATPPAAESPLPPPALQYADYAVWQTEHFQGGELGQRLTFWRHLLSGELPVLALPADRPRPPTASYLGGQLTFPLSAPLTAALGALGRREGASLFMTLLAAYQLLLYRLGGQDDVLVGTPIVNRDSAEIENSVGFFTNTVVFRSSLAGAPTFRALLSRVKEAALRVLANQDMPFEKVVEAVHPARATSASPLFQAMFGMQKAPTSALTLPDVRVTALPAHAGTSKFDLTLDMQELDDGSMQGLLEYAGDLFDDATAARFAGHYQTLLQAAADDPDRSIDTLPILTADQRRTIVTDWNATAAPIPAGCLHEWVAAQAARTPEAVAVTQDDRALTYGELDRRASALAAHLRTSGLGAGPSAVVGIFVERSPEMVVALLGTLKAGAAYLPLDPAYPPERIRFMLEDAAASVIITSRALAEDLPENGARLVRLDESDNWEQAAPGSDAAAPAARPDDLAYVIYTSGSTGRPKGVELPHGALSNFIASMQRQPGMTAADRLLAVTTLSFDIAALEMFLPLSLGATIVLATREEAADGPALLDKLRASRATVLQATPATFRLLLAAGWLPEQTPHLKVLCGGEALAPDLARALLERTSSLWNMYGPTETTVWSTCALVTDADDIVIGRPIANTQVFILGPGNALVPPGTIGELVIGGAGVARGYRGRPELTAERFIANPFGPAGSGRLYRTGDRARQRGDGTLECLGRADAQVKVRGFRIELGEIEATLSRHPGVGGVAVAVKDDAAGDRRIVAYVVHAPGESPTASELRKFARRELPDHMIPHLFVDLPALPLTANGKIDRRQLPDPLRETARAPAEPPPPQTPTQIAIAAIWSEALALPRVGLTDNFFDVGGHSLLSMQVIHRIHARLGKRLGPRSLAFQNLEQLAAECDAAPGTPP
- a CDS encoding SDR family oxidoreductase; translation: MRDKVVLITGASNGIGKETAIGLGKLGARLILVCRDRERGTAAVAEIGRKAPDAAGISLRLADLSSQAAVRALAADVLATTPRLDVLINNAGVILQTRTLSPDGIEMQFAVNHLAPFLLTNLLRERLVQSAPARVVTVASQVERKGRIDFDDLQGARRYQPLTAYGQSKLANVLFTYELARRLAGTGVTANCLHPGVIGTKLLADYMGRSGVTGWVANLAFPSAEKGARPSIRAASDPALAGVTGKYFQELREGESSPASYDQATARRLWEVSAAMTGLEAG
- a CDS encoding glycosyltransferase is translated as MAYAFPPTGGAGVGRPLKLVKYLGHHSVTPAVLTAANPSVPVIDHSLERDIPPGTEIQRVRTFEPSYKVKQATWTAAAKNADGNGGGETASSSWNLSGIKTKLRAAGMSLARQALIPDPQVLWQPAAQAALAGRLLRGLDDVVCISAPPFSQFMLAPLARLRPGVAVVLDYRDEWSTVREVFEMNATVPARAGAALEQAVLHSAHAVITATEAFRANLLSRFSFLKADRVFAIPNGYDPDDFPETLAGPPPRFSPGRKFVITYAGTIFRLTSARGFLGAVRRLHAADPTLAKLLEVRFLGRIVDTEADAFEGMEALGVRREGYVPHEQVITELGATDLALCILDECPFIERVYPAKIFELMYLAQQFGRPCLTLAPPGVLSDLVTRHKVGALIGPRDEAGIAAYLARLLTAFQAGELPARPAPVGIERYHRRHLAGEFAAVFARALRWAAGQDGSMIEDDATPIDPRGGEEAEPPTPFPERGRR